One stretch of Eupeodes corollae chromosome 2, idEupCoro1.1, whole genome shotgun sequence DNA includes these proteins:
- the LOC129948553 gene encoding uncharacterized protein LOC129948553, which translates to MFCLVSVLVSIIALNLSVDGSNVHHHHQGASYGLPSSIISSGGHGGHGHQGHSSLTNTRKLVSTPIVSSYSTSIVHPDSWILRPIANHNGYNSQIVHQHHHQQQEPQQHQHHVISPVTHQLPASSQLFLGHSNSHHNTNSYAIQSSYNVPLAPHGIYSASLASTHNGLSRW; encoded by the exons ATGTTTTGTTTG gtTTCAGTTTTGGTTAGCATCATTGCCCTCAATTTGTCGGTTGATGGTAGTAATGTACATCATCACCATCAAGGAGCTTCATATGGTCTTCCTTCATCTATTATATCATCAGGTGGACATGGTGGCCATGGACATCAAGGACATAGTAGCCTGACTAATACGAGAAAATTAGTGTCTACTccaattgtttcgtcctatagCACTTCAATTGTTCATCCAGATTCTTGGATCTTACGTCCAATTGCAAACCATAATGGCTACAATTCTCAAATTgttcatcaacatcatcatcaacagcaGGAACCACAGCAACATCAACACCACGTTATTTCTCCAGTAACCCATCAATTACCAGCTTCTTCTCAGTTATTTTTGGGACACTCTAATAGTCACCATAACACTAATTCCTACGCAATTCAAAGTTCATACAATGTTCCATTGGCACCGCATGGAATTTACTCTGCATCACTAGCTTCAACTCATAACGGCCTCTCAAGAtggtaa